Proteins encoded in a region of the Rutidosis leptorrhynchoides isolate AG116_Rl617_1_P2 chromosome 9, CSIRO_AGI_Rlap_v1, whole genome shotgun sequence genome:
- the LOC139868639 gene encoding uncharacterized mitochondrial protein AtMg00820-like, translating to MVENEPTTYREAVSSSKGPQWKEAIKSEIDSILQNHTWELVDLPPGCKPLGYRWIFKKKLKPDDTIDKYKARLVIKGYRQREGLHYFDTYSPVTRITSIRMVLAIAAIRNLERLWNAGS from the exons atggtggaaaatgAACCGACAACTTACCGTGAAGCGGTGTCTTCCTCAAAAGGACCTCAATGGAAGGAGGCCATTAAAAGTGAAATAGATTctattttacaaaatcatacttgGGAGTTAGTGGATCTTCCTCCGGGATGCAAGCCACTAGGTTATcgatggatcttcaagaagaaATTAAAGCCAGATGATACCATTGATAAGTATAAGGCAAGGCTGGTGATCAAAGGTTATAGACAACGAGAAGGTCTACATTACTTTGATACATACTCGCCGGTAACGCGAATAACCTCAATCAGGATGGTACTTGCCATTGCCGCCATTAGAAACTTGGAA agattatggaatgctggctcatga
- the LOC139868640 gene encoding phospholipase A1-II 1-like, with the protein MANDNIDSDIKNIAKDWKKLSGLENHWKNSLDPPSTDLRLYINHYGELAEATYDAYIKTPHSKNAGNVRYSRKNLMTKVGLTQGRPLNEYKVTKYLYATSAVMLPGAFVTSSSPQAWSKKSNWIGFIGVANDEGKKALGRRDILVAWRGTVNPSDMIHDAELLPVPAPKIFGLLHKDNPKVHNGWYSIYSTHDENTRYNKQSARDQAIDEVKKLVNEYRNEEISLTLTGHSMGAAIATLNAVDIVFHGLNKQTVTPPISCPVTVFAFACPKVGDDGFSKVFKSMKDLYCLRINNVPDVVPKYPMVGYSDVGSELVIDTVKSTYLKGPGDPGSWHSMEGYMHGVAGVQGKKGGFKLEVNRDLSLVNKFSDALMDKYGIPPAWWTEKHSGMVQNPDGHWELKDHEEDNDP; encoded by the exons ATGGCCAACGACAACATTGATAGTGATATCAAAAACATTGCCAAAGACTGGAAAAAACTGAGCGGACTCGAGAACCATTGGAAGAACTCATTAGACCCTCCGTCAACCGATCTACGTCTCTACATCAACCACTATGGCGAATTGGCTGAAGCCACTTACGACGCGTACATCAAAACACCCCACTCGAAAAACGCAGGAAACGTTCGTTATTCTCGAAAGAATTTGATGACAAAAGTTGGCCTTACTCAAGGCAGACCCTTGAACGAATACAAAGTAACTAAATATTTGTATGCAACATCCGCTGTTATGCTTCCTGGTGCGTTTGTTACGTCTTCTTCCCCGCAAGCTTGGAGCAAGAAGTCGAATTGGATTGGGTTTATTGGGGTGGCTAATGACGAAGGGAAAAAGGCGTTAGGAAGGCGAGATATTTTGGTTGCTTGGAGAGGAACGGTTAACCCTTCTGATATGATTCATGATGCAGAATTGTTGCCTGTTCCTGCTCCAAAGATATTCGGGTTACTCCATAAGGATAACCCGAAAGTACATAATGGTTGGTACTCGATCTACTCTACTCATGATGAGAATACACGTTACAACAAGCAAAGTGCTCGAGATCAG GCAATTGATGAGGTGAAAAAACTAGTGAACGAATACAGAAATGAGGAAATCAGTTTAACATTAACTGGACACAGTATGGGTGCAGCAATCGCAACTTTAAACGCGGTTGACATAGTCTTTCACGGACTAAACAAGCAAACCGTTACTCCGCCTATATCATGCCCAGTGACCGTTTTCGCGTTTGCTTGTCCCAAAGTGGGCGACGATGGGTTCTCTAAAGTTTTCAAATCAATGAAAGATCTTTATTGCCTACGCATTAATAACGTTCCAGACGTGGTCCCAAAATACCCTATGGTCGGGTACTCGGATGTTGGTAGTGAACTGGTGATCGATACGGTTAAGTCTACGTACTTAAAGGGTCCCGGGGACCCCGGAAGTTGGCATAGTATGGAGGGTTATATGCATGGTGTTGCTGGTGTACAAGGAAAAAAGGGTGGTTTTAAACTCGAGGTTAATCGCGATCTTTCGCTTGTTAATAAGTTTTCGGATGCTTTGATGGATAAATATGGTATTCCTCCTGCTTGGTGGACTGAGAAACATTCGGGTATGGTTCAAAACCCGGATGGACATTGGGAGTTGAAAGATCATGAAGAAGATAATGATCCCTGA